A part of Vulpes vulpes isolate BD-2025 chromosome 15, VulVul3, whole genome shotgun sequence genomic DNA contains:
- the TMEM50B gene encoding transmembrane protein 50B, which yields MAGFLDNFRWPECECIDWSERRNAVASVVAGILFFTGWWIMIDAAVVYPKPEQLNHAFHTCGVFSTLAFFMINAVSNAQVRGDSYESGCLGRTGARVWLFIGFMLMFGSLIASMWILFGAYVTQNTDVYPGLAVFFQNALIFFSTLIYKFGRTEELWT from the exons ATGGCAGGCTTCCTCGATAATTTCCGTTGGCCAGAATGTGAATGTATTGACTGGAGTGAGAGAAGAAATGCTGTGGCTTCTGTGGTGGCAGGCATATTG TTTTTTACAGGTTGGTGGATAATGATTGATGCTGCCGTGGTGTACCCTAAGCCAGAGCAGTTGAACCATGCCTTTCATACGTGTGGTGTGTTCTCCACATTGGCTTTCTTCAT GATAAATGCTGTGTCCAATGCTCAGGTGAGAGGTGACAGCTATGAAAGCGGCTGTTTAGGAAGAACAG GTGCTCGAGTTTGGCTCTTCATTGGTTTCATGTTGATGTTTGGATCACTTATTGCTTCCATGTGGATTCTCTTTGGTGCATATGTTACCCAAA ATACTGATGTTTATCCAGGATTAGCTGTGTTTTTTCAAAATGCCCTTATATTTTTTAG CACTCTGATCTACAAATTTGGAAGAACTGAAGAGCTTTGGACCTGA
- the LOC112909289 gene encoding large ribosomal subunit protein eL31-like has product MAPAKKGGEKKKGRSAINEVVTREYTINIHKRIHGVGFKKRAPRALKEIQKFAMKEMGTPDVRIDTRLNKAVWAKGIRNVPYRIRVRLSRKRNEDEDSPNKLYTLVTYVPVTTFKNLQTVNVDEN; this is encoded by the coding sequence ATGGCTCCTGCAAAGAAGGGTGGCGAGAAGAAGAAGGGCCGTTCTGCCATCAACGAGGTAGTGACCAGAGAATACACCATCAACATTCACAAACGTATCCAtggagtgggtttcaagaagcGTGCCCCTCGGGCACTCAAAGAGATCCAGAAAtttgccatgaaggagatgggaactccagatgtgcgcattgacaccaggctcaacaaagctgtctgggccaaaggaataaggaatgttccataccGTATCCGTGTGCGGTTGTCCAGAAAACGTAACGAGGATGAAgattcaccaaacaagctctacaCGCTGGTTACCTACGTAcctgtcaccactttcaaaaatctacagactgttaatgtggatgagaactaa